The Tardibacter chloracetimidivorans DNA window CGACATTAACCCATATAAACTGGTCCTCTATGCGCTGAGCCTGGGGCTGAAGGCATTAGTTGGGCTCTCGGCAGCGGTTGGATTCGCTATCACCATATTTGCCAAAGTTGCGTTGGCGATCATTATCGCGCTTGGCCCCATCTTCATCGCCCTAGCTCTTTTCGAGCCAACGAGGCGTTTTTTCCACGGCTGGCTGGGCCAAGTATTCAACTATATCGTTCTCCTTGCTGTAATCATAGCCATCACGACCCTAATCACAGACCTCGGAGCGGCTGCAACAGCAGCATCTGAAGGCGTCGTGGATACGGCTTTCGGTGCTGTCCTGTTTGCAGCGTACATATTTTTGGGGACGATCTTCTTCTTCCAGGCTCCGGCCATCGCGACGGGAATAGCCGGGGGCGCGGCTGCCGGCGTGGGTGCCTTCGCCGGAACGGCTTGGGGGACGATGGCATCTCCCTTCCGACAGCGTCGCGTCATGCGCAACAGTCGCAACTTGGAGCG harbors:
- a CDS encoding type IV secretion system protein gives rise to the protein MATDMFNSLYANVDGKLDLFLNERLQNVVEVVRGPLAVGLVIYIALFGYMVMRGIISEPWGELFYRMVKLCLLYVAATTVAYSDWITTPLFHGMPDAISQALAGKTIDTVGEAFDDYYTQSDAIVARIETEAATYSDINPYKLVLYALSLGLKALVGLSAAVGFAITIFAKVALAIIIALGPIFIALALFEPTRRFFHGWLGQVFNYIVLLAVIIAITTLITDLGAAATAASEGVVDTAFGAVLFAAYIFLGTIFFFQAPAIATGIAGGAAAGVGAFAGTAWGTMASPFRQRRVMRNSRNLERAARRGGTIESA